A window of Primulina tabacum isolate GXHZ01 chromosome 4, ASM2559414v2, whole genome shotgun sequence contains these coding sequences:
- the LOC142542687 gene encoding phosphatidylinositol/phosphatidylcholine transfer protein SFH2-like, giving the protein MAVVSQEAINEFEGLMEEVDESLKRTFQNVHQGYPHETLTRFLKAREGNVPKAHMMLVDCLNWRVQNNIDDMLSKPIVPVDLYRAIRDSQLIGLSGYSKEGLPVFAIGAGLSTYDQASVHYYVQSHIQINEYRDRVILPAATKKYGKHVNKCIKILDMTGLRLSALNLIKILTLISSIDDLNYPEKTLTYYIVNAPYVFSACWKVVKPLLQERTRRKIDVLSGSGQDELLKIMDYSSLPHFCQKTSGSSNHLDAYSENCYSLDHPFHQLLYAYIKQQALILEPAKPIKHGSVHVTLPEDADEGVIAKTLESELEKLKDADGSPESIKDLRIDDHKS; this is encoded by the exons ATGGCTGTGGTTTCCCAGGAAGCTATTAATGAATTTGAAGGATTAATGGAGGAAG TTGACGAATCACTCAAAAGAACATTCCAG AATGTCCATCAAGGATACCCTCATGAAACTTTGACACGGTTTCTTAAAGCTAGAGAAGGAAATGTACCAAAAGCTCATATGATG TTGGTTGATTGCTTGAATTGGCGAGTGCAAAACAATATCGATGATATGTTAAGT AAACCCATTGTTCCTGTCGATCTTTACAGAGCCATACGTGATTCACAGCTCATAGGACTGTCCGGTTACTCAAAAGAG GGTCTCCCTGTCTTTGCTATTGGAGCAGGTCTGAGCACGTACGACCAGGCATCT GTTCATTATTATGTACAATCCCACATTCAGATCAACGAATATCGGGATCGTGTGATTCTG CCTGCCGCTACGAAGAAGTATGGGAAGCATGTTAACAAGTGCATCAAGATTCTAGATATGACTGGCTTGAGGCTCTCGGCTTTGAACCTGATTAAG atcttgACTTTAATTTCTTCCATCGACGACCTGAACTATCCTGAGAAAACATTAACTTACTACATTGTGAATGCCCCATATGTCTTCTCCGCTTGTTGGAAG GTTGTGAAACCACTTCTGCAGGAGAGAACGAGAAGGAAAATCGATGTATTGTCTGGTTCTGGACAAGATGAACTATTGAAG ATCATGGACTATTCCTCCCTCCCTCATTTCTGCCAAAAAACATCAGGTTCTTCAAACCATTTAGATGCCTACTCTGAGAACTGCTATTCCTTGGATCATCCCTTTCACCAACTCCTCTATGCATACATCAAGCAGCAAGCATTGATCCTTGAACCCGCTAAGCCAATAAAACACGGGTCAGTGCATGTTACCCTGCCTGAGGATGCCGATGAAGGAGTGATTGCCAAGACTTTAGAATCCGAGTTAGAGAAACTGAAGGATGCagatggatctcctgaatcgATCAAGGACCTGAGAATCGACGATCACAAGTCCTAG